A genome region from Deinococcus ruber includes the following:
- the hydA gene encoding dihydropyrimidinase, whose translation MTILIQNGEIVSDGQRYRADLLIEGEKIAQIGENLTAPEGARVIDASGKYIFPGFIDPHVHIHLPFMGTHAKDTHTTGSIAALMGGTTTFIEMLAPAGSEALKDGWKTWTEMAQGHSASDYSFHIGVTRWDDETEATLRELVAQGMKSFKVFLAYKGAFGIDDHALYQVCKLAAELGVVVTAHCENADLVSELQQKLLAEGKTGPEWHEPSRPEGVEAEGTAHFAAFLEMTGARGYVVHLSNARALAAALDAKARGVDLEVEVVIPHLLLDKTYAERPGVEGAKYVMSPPLRDKRNQQALWEALEKGQIDTVATDHCPFDVAQKHMGDDDFTRIPNGIPAIEDRVNLLYTYGVSRGHLSLERFVDAASTRAAQVFGLYPRKGTVSVGSDADLVVYDPHYRGTISAATSHVNNDYSGFEGFELDGRPELVTVRGEVAVEHGEFVGTVGRGQLLRRGM comes from the coding sequence ATGACCATACTCATCCAGAACGGTGAAATTGTTTCCGACGGCCAACGCTATAGGGCTGATCTTCTGATTGAAGGCGAGAAGATCGCGCAGATTGGCGAGAACCTGACGGCCCCCGAAGGCGCACGGGTGATTGATGCCAGCGGCAAATACATCTTCCCCGGATTCATCGATCCGCATGTGCATATCCACCTGCCGTTCATGGGCACGCACGCCAAAGATACGCATACCACCGGGTCTATCGCGGCCCTGATGGGCGGCACCACCACCTTTATCGAAATGCTCGCCCCGGCAGGCAGTGAGGCGCTGAAAGACGGCTGGAAGACCTGGACGGAGATGGCGCAGGGCCACAGTGCGTCCGACTACAGCTTTCATATCGGCGTGACGCGCTGGGACGACGAAACCGAAGCCACCCTGCGCGAACTGGTGGCGCAGGGCATGAAGTCGTTCAAGGTGTTTCTGGCGTACAAAGGGGCCTTTGGCATCGACGATCACGCGCTGTATCAGGTGTGCAAGCTCGCTGCCGAACTGGGCGTGGTGGTCACGGCACACTGCGAAAACGCCGATCTGGTCTCAGAACTTCAGCAGAAGCTGCTGGCGGAAGGCAAGACCGGCCCCGAGTGGCACGAGCCGAGCCGCCCGGAAGGGGTGGAGGCGGAAGGCACCGCACACTTTGCTGCCTTTCTGGAGATGACCGGGGCGCGGGGTTACGTGGTGCATCTGTCGAATGCGCGGGCGCTGGCCGCCGCACTGGATGCCAAGGCACGCGGCGTCGATCTGGAAGTCGAGGTGGTGATTCCGCACCTGCTGCTCGACAAGACCTATGCCGAACGCCCCGGCGTGGAGGGTGCGAAATACGTGATGTCGCCGCCGCTGCGCGACAAACGCAATCAGCAGGCGCTGTGGGAAGCGCTGGAAAAGGGCCAGATCGACACCGTGGCAACCGACCATTGCCCCTTCGACGTGGCGCAGAAGCACATGGGCGACGACGATTTCACCCGCATTCCCAACGGCATTCCCGCCATCGAAGACCGCGTGAACCTGCTGTACACCTACGGCGTCAGCCGGGGCCACCTGAGTCTGGAACGCTTCGTGGACGCCGCCAGCACCCGCGCCGCGCAGGTGTTCGGGCTGTATCCGCGCAAGGGCACGGTGTCGGTGGGCAGCGACGCCGATCTGGTGGTGTACGATCCGCACTACCGGGGCACCATCAGCGCCGCCACATCGCACGTGAACAACGATTACAGCGGCTTCGAGGGCTTTGAACTCGATGGCCGCCCGGAACTCGTGACGGTGCGCGGGGAAGTGGCAGTGGAACACGGCGAATTTGTAGGAACAGTGGGACGCGGGCAGTTGCTGAGAAGAGGCATGTAG
- the preA gene encoding NAD-dependent dihydropyrimidine dehydrogenase subunit PreA, giving the protein MADLSINFAGIRAPNPFWLASAPPTNSGLQVNRAFEHGWGGAVWKTIGAPVLNISNRYGGLSIGGQRLLAINNVELISDRPLEVNLREIAEVKRLWPDRAVIVSAMVDADPQAWRDIVMMIEDTGADGIELNYGCPQGMSERGMGAAVGQVPEMCELNTHWVTSITKLPVIVKLTPNITHIIEPAHAGIKGGAHALSLINTINSIMKVDLDTLQITPNIGGRGTHGGYAGPAVKPIALNMLTELMTDPGVLRSGVPICGMGGIVTWRDAAEFMLLGATAVQVCTAAMHYGYRIVEDMIDGLSNWMDDKGFATIYDFAGKSLPQVSTFGQLDLSYQAVARINPDKCIQCNLCYVACNDTAHQCIDLYSPDGIRVDPGFDPRMNGRQVADTRPVPVVREGDCVGCALCANVCPVDGCIDMVSVPSGRESVTWDQLTAAQPAVTQNWAAMEAYREEAGIEIH; this is encoded by the coding sequence ATGGCTGACCTGTCCATCAACTTCGCGGGCATTCGTGCTCCCAATCCGTTTTGGCTGGCCTCCGCGCCGCCCACCAACAGCGGCCTTCAGGTGAACCGCGCCTTCGAACATGGCTGGGGCGGAGCCGTCTGGAAGACCATCGGCGCACCGGTGCTCAACATTTCCAACCGCTACGGCGGCCTGAGCATCGGCGGTCAGCGGCTGCTCGCCATCAACAACGTCGAGCTGATTTCAGACCGCCCGCTGGAAGTGAATCTGCGCGAAATTGCCGAGGTGAAGCGGCTGTGGCCTGACCGCGCCGTGATCGTGAGCGCGATGGTGGACGCCGACCCGCAGGCATGGCGCGACATTGTGATGATGATCGAGGACACCGGGGCCGACGGCATCGAGCTGAATTACGGCTGCCCGCAGGGCATGAGCGAGCGCGGCATGGGCGCGGCGGTGGGGCAGGTGCCGGAGATGTGCGAGCTGAACACGCACTGGGTCACGTCTATCACCAAACTGCCGGTGATCGTCAAGCTCACGCCCAACATCACGCACATCATCGAACCGGCCCACGCTGGAATTAAAGGCGGCGCACACGCCCTGAGCCTGATCAATACCATCAATTCCATCATGAAAGTTGATCTGGACACCCTTCAGATCACGCCCAACATCGGCGGGCGCGGCACCCACGGCGGCTACGCGGGGCCAGCGGTCAAGCCGATAGCGCTGAATATGCTGACCGAGCTGATGACCGACCCCGGCGTACTGCGCTCGGGCGTGCCGATCTGCGGCATGGGCGGCATCGTGACGTGGCGAGACGCCGCCGAATTCATGCTGCTGGGCGCAACCGCCGTGCAGGTCTGCACCGCCGCCATGCACTACGGCTACCGCATCGTGGAAGACATGATCGACGGCCTGAGCAACTGGATGGACGACAAGGGCTTTGCCACCATCTATGATTTCGCCGGAAAATCGTTGCCGCAGGTCAGCACCTTCGGGCAACTCGACCTGAGTTATCAGGCGGTGGCCCGCATCAATCCCGACAAGTGCATTCAGTGCAACCTGTGTTATGTGGCCTGCAACGACACCGCGCATCAGTGCATCGACCTGTATTCGCCGGACGGCATCCGGGTAGACCCCGGCTTCGATCCGCGCATGAACGGGCGGCAGGTGGCCGATACCCGCCCCGTGCCCGTGGTGCGCGAAGGCGACTGCGTGGGCTGTGCGCTGTGTGCCAACGTGTGTCCGGTCGACGGCTGCATCGACATGGTGAGCGTGCCCAGTGGCCGCGAAAGCGTGACGTGGGATCAGCTCACCGCTGCTCAGCCCGCCGTCACTCAGAACTGGGCGGCTATGGAAGCGTACCGGGAAGAAGCTGGAATCGAGATTCACTGA
- a CDS encoding NAD(P)-dependent oxidoreductase, whose protein sequence is MTHSPPAELSPPELSSSGSAWQELLPPLTMHEATTEANRCLYCYDAPCLQACPTHIDIPTFIRKISTQNLRGSARTILEANFLGGTCARVCPVQELCEGACVLGADHKPIQIGRLQRYAVDHVQERGLQLFAPGAPTGKKVAVVGSGPAGISAAAELAKQGHAVTLLEKRELAGGLSTYGIISLREPIEVAQREVEAVRALGVDVQTGHELTGAAELDILLNEHDAVFLALGLGAVPAMGIPGEEHVLDGLEFIEQAKLNPASLQPGQKAVVIGAGNTAIDAATMARRAGADVNMVYRRTEREMTAYRHEYEFALHEGIHFTFLTQPIEVLSKGGKVTGVKCVKMALGESDASGRARPEPVKGSEFVIECDTVIKAIGQEKPALAALLGLELEGGYIKVNDDLQTSLPRVWAGGDGVRVRGSASTVMAVQDGKIAAASIGAALGKEVSHG, encoded by the coding sequence ATGACGCATTCACCGCCCGCCGAACTGTCCCCGCCCGAACTCTCTTCCTCTGGCAGTGCGTGGCAGGAGCTGTTGCCGCCCCTGACCATGCACGAGGCCACCACCGAGGCCAACCGCTGCCTGTACTGCTACGACGCGCCGTGTTTGCAGGCGTGCCCGACGCACATCGACATTCCCACCTTCATTCGCAAGATCAGCACCCAGAACCTGCGCGGATCGGCCCGCACCATTCTGGAGGCCAACTTTCTGGGCGGCACCTGCGCCCGCGTGTGCCCGGTGCAGGAACTCTGCGAGGGCGCGTGTGTGCTGGGCGCAGACCATAAGCCTATTCAGATCGGCAGGCTGCAACGCTACGCCGTAGACCACGTGCAGGAGCGCGGATTGCAGCTGTTCGCGCCGGGTGCGCCCACCGGGAAAAAGGTCGCGGTGGTGGGCAGTGGCCCCGCCGGAATCAGCGCCGCTGCCGAGCTTGCCAAGCAGGGCCACGCCGTGACGTTGCTGGAAAAACGCGAGTTGGCGGGCGGCCTGAGCACCTACGGCATCATCAGTCTGCGCGAGCCAATCGAGGTGGCGCAGCGCGAAGTGGAGGCGGTGCGGGCGCTGGGCGTGGACGTGCAGACGGGCCACGAGCTGACCGGGGCCGCCGAACTCGACATCCTGCTGAACGAACACGACGCGGTGTTTCTGGCGCTGGGACTGGGAGCCGTGCCCGCGATGGGCATTCCCGGTGAAGAGCACGTGCTGGACGGGCTGGAATTTATCGAGCAGGCCAAGCTGAACCCCGCCAGCCTCCAGCCCGGACAGAAGGCGGTGGTAATCGGCGCGGGCAATACCGCCATCGACGCCGCCACGATGGCCCGCCGCGCCGGAGCCGATGTGAACATGGTGTACCGCCGCACCGAGCGCGAAATGACCGCCTACCGCCACGAATACGAATTTGCGCTGCACGAAGGCATTCACTTCACCTTCCTGACCCAGCCGATCGAGGTGCTGAGCAAGGGTGGCAAGGTCACGGGCGTGAAATGCGTGAAGATGGCGCTCGGAGAAAGCGACGCTTCTGGCCGCGCCCGCCCCGAACCCGTGAAAGGCAGCGAATTCGTGATCGAGTGCGACACGGTCATCAAGGCGATTGGGCAGGAAAAACCCGCGCTGGCTGCGCTGCTGGGCCTGGAGCTGGAAGGCGGTTATATCAAGGTAAACGACGATCTGCAAACCAGCTTGCCCCGCGTGTGGGCGGGCGGCGACGGCGTGCGCGTGCGTGGCAGTGCCAGTACGGTGATGGCCGTGCAGGACGGCAAAATTGCGGCGGCGAGCATCGGGGCGGCGCTGGGAAAAGAGGTGTCTCATGGCTGA
- the truA gene encoding tRNA pseudouridine(38-40) synthase TruA: MSGVSEGERGPDDFNPQEAESAERRVYAPPPGCVRYRLEVQWDGGGFVGWQSQPGQRSVQDTLQAALPGNVQAARPVAAGRTDAGVHAEAMTLHWDIPQTLRLPPERLQLALNGRLPPDLVVLSLSVAPPGFHARYRCTGRAYVYRVLNTPQRRPLWQGRALHVSSALDTAAMQAAALQLVGDHDFAAFATREERQTRRTLHTLEVRRAGDVLELHIAGESFLRQMVRCLVGTLLAVGRGEWTAQDVARILASADRTQAGPNVPPHGLYFAGASYPMFTPIELPETGV, translated from the coding sequence GTGTCCGGCGTTTCCGAGGGGGAGCGTGGGCCAGACGATTTCAACCCGCAGGAAGCCGAATCGGCAGAGCGCCGCGTGTATGCGCCGCCGCCCGGCTGTGTGCGCTACCGCCTGGAGGTGCAGTGGGACGGCGGCGGCTTTGTGGGCTGGCAGTCGCAACCGGGGCAGCGGAGCGTGCAGGACACGCTTCAGGCGGCCCTGCCCGGAAACGTGCAGGCGGCGCGTCCGGTGGCGGCGGGGCGCACCGATGCGGGCGTGCATGCCGAGGCCATGACGCTGCACTGGGACATTCCCCAGACGCTGCGGCTGCCGCCCGAGCGCCTGCAACTGGCGCTGAACGGACGGCTGCCCCCCGATCTGGTGGTGCTGTCGCTGAGTGTGGCCCCGCCGGGCTTTCATGCGCGGTATCGCTGCACCGGGCGGGCCTACGTGTACCGCGTGCTGAACACGCCACAGCGCCGTCCGTTGTGGCAGGGGCGGGCGCTGCACGTGTCGTCTGCCCTCGATACAGCCGCGATGCAGGCGGCGGCCCTTCAACTCGTCGGAGACCACGACTTCGCGGCCTTCGCCACCCGCGAGGAGCGCCAGACGCGCCGCACGCTGCATACCCTGGAGGTGCGGCGTGCGGGCGACGTACTCGAACTGCACATCGCGGGCGAGAGTTTTCTGCGGCAGATGGTGCGCTGCCTGGTCGGGACGCTCCTGGCGGTGGGGCGTGGTGAGTGGACGGCGCAGGATGTGGCCCGCATCCTCGCGTCGGCTGACCGGACGCAGGCGGGGCCGAACGTGCCGCCGCACGGTCTGTACTTCGCCGGAGCGTCCTACCCGATGTTCACGCCCATAGAGCTGCCCGAAACGGGCGTATGA
- the rraA gene encoding ribonuclease E activity regulator RraA has product MSASDASPATADLSDAHPDVQIADAVFRDFGGRQAFFGQVVTVRAFEDNSLVRQTLETPGLGQVLVVDGGASLNCALLGGNMADLAVGNGWAGVVINGCVRDTAELSSKPVGIRALAAHPRRSAKRGEGEKGVSLMVASVSIEPGDWLYADADGLLVSREALHPVGSQD; this is encoded by the coding sequence ATGAGCGCTTCTGATGCCAGCCCTGCCACTGCCGACCTGAGTGACGCCCACCCGGACGTTCAGATTGCCGACGCCGTGTTCCGCGATTTCGGTGGTCGGCAGGCGTTTTTCGGGCAGGTGGTGACCGTGCGGGCCTTCGAGGACAATTCGCTGGTGCGTCAGACGCTGGAAACGCCGGGGCTGGGACAGGTGCTGGTGGTCGACGGCGGAGCCAGCCTGAACTGTGCGCTGCTGGGCGGCAATATGGCTGATCTGGCCGTCGGGAACGGCTGGGCGGGCGTGGTCATCAATGGCTGCGTGCGCGACACCGCCGAACTGAGCAGCAAGCCTGTCGGCATCCGGGCGCTGGCGGCGCATCCCCGGCGCAGTGCCAAACGCGGCGAGGGCGAAAAAGGCGTGAGCCTGATGGTGGCGAGCGTGAGCATCGAGCCGGGCGACTGGCTCTACGCCGACGCCGATGGTCTGCTGGTCAGCCGCGAGGCACTTCACCCGGTTGGCAGCCAAGACTAG
- the surE gene encoding 5'/3'-nucleotidase SurE — protein sequence MTATDLQRFSVGGTRKTVLIANDDGIFSPGIKALALALARVAEVRVVAPDVEQSAVGHGITIRRPLRFRHTASAGFGDSVPAYRVDGTPADCVVLGVHLLGLPDMVVSGINLGPNMGHDLTHSGTVAAAIEGLAFGVPSIALSQVSSEGGEYDFTAGADYAARLVQHVLNTKLPPRTLLNVNFPAGELKGARVTRLSDHRYEDTLVRRQDPDGKDYYWVAGTIRADEVGDDTDYGAVMGGYASITPVRLELTAQDLLGSLADTLPDAGQQAGTQL from the coding sequence ATGACCGCAACCGATCTCCAACGTTTCAGTGTGGGCGGCACGAGAAAGACCGTGCTGATCGCCAACGACGACGGTATTTTCTCGCCCGGTATCAAAGCCCTCGCTCTGGCCCTGGCACGGGTGGCCGAGGTGCGTGTGGTCGCGCCCGATGTCGAGCAGTCGGCGGTGGGGCACGGCATTACCATCCGGCGGCCCCTACGGTTTCGCCACACCGCTTCGGCGGGATTTGGCGACTCGGTGCCCGCTTACCGGGTTGACGGCACGCCTGCCGACTGCGTGGTGCTGGGCGTGCATCTGCTAGGCCTGCCCGATATGGTGGTCAGCGGCATCAACCTCGGCCCCAACATGGGCCACGACCTGACGCACTCCGGTACGGTGGCGGCGGCCATCGAGGGGTTGGCCTTCGGTGTGCCGTCCATCGCCCTGAGTCAGGTGAGCAGTGAGGGCGGCGAGTACGATTTCACGGCGGGAGCCGACTACGCGGCTCGGCTGGTTCAGCACGTCCTGAACACCAAACTGCCGCCCCGCACGCTGCTGAACGTCAATTTTCCGGCAGGAGAGCTGAAGGGCGCACGCGTCACCCGCCTGTCGGATCACCGCTACGAAGACACGCTGGTTCGCCGTCAGGACCCGGACGGCAAGGATTACTACTGGGTGGCGGGCACCATCCGCGCCGATGAGGTGGGAGACGACACCGATTACGGCGCGGTGATGGGCGGCTATGCCAGCATCACCCCGGTGCGGCTGGAACTGACGGCGCAGGATCTGCTGGGGTCACTTGCAGACACGCTGCCGGACGCGGGACAGCAGGCGGGCACGCAACTTTAA
- a CDS encoding M48 family metallopeptidase: protein MSARRLLSPPRLLVGSVSVEVRRSTRRRTVALKVGRDGAVLYAPSGVPSERLERFLHEKEGWMLGHLAHFQRRRVVAPLEQGSALPLLGDTLTLQLVPGLRAARQEGAMLKADPARLHAQLEAWYRRQALVHFTPLVQTLADQLKRPVRSVRLTGAAGRWGSCTAAGDIRLHWRLLLGPERVAHYVAAHEVAHLAQMNHSQRYWAVLEHLMPDYLESKTWLRDHGETLVLWEEGSGK from the coding sequence ATGAGTGCCCGCCGACTGCTGTCGCCCCCGCGCCTGCTGGTGGGAAGCGTCAGTGTGGAAGTGCGCCGCAGCACGCGCCGCCGCACCGTCGCCCTGAAGGTGGGCCGAGACGGAGCGGTGTTGTACGCACCCAGCGGTGTGCCCAGCGAGCGGCTGGAGCGCTTTCTTCACGAGAAGGAAGGCTGGATGCTGGGCCATCTGGCACATTTTCAGCGCCGCCGCGTCGTTGCGCCGCTGGAGCAGGGCAGTGCGTTACCCCTGTTGGGCGACACCCTGACGCTGCAACTGGTGCCGGGGCTGCGGGCGGCGCGGCAGGAAGGGGCGATGCTGAAGGCCGATCCGGCGCGGCTGCATGCTCAGCTGGAAGCGTGGTATCGGCGGCAGGCCCTCGTCCATTTCACGCCGCTGGTACAGACGCTGGCAGACCAGCTGAAGCGCCCGGTGCGCTCGGTACGTCTGACAGGGGCTGCCGGGCGCTGGGGCAGCTGTACCGCTGCGGGCGACATCCGGCTGCACTGGCGGCTTCTGCTTGGGCCAGAGCGCGTGGCCCACTACGTCGCCGCGCACGAGGTCGCGCATCTGGCCCAGATGAATCATTCGCAGCGCTACTGGGCCGTGCTGGAACACCTGATGCCCGATTACCTGGAGTCGAAGACCTGGCTGCGCGACCACGGCGAAACGCTGGTGCTGTGGGAAGAAGGAAGTGGGAAGTAA
- a CDS encoding DUF4384 domain-containing protein gives MKKLLMATIPALLIGSVSAAPKLSAQSIIVNPVQSDLTVRVWTDRDPSGNGTPAYNRGDKIQLYVTPSRDAYVYLFNVDPSGQIIQILPNRFSGAAFIKANTVQAFPGTNAKFTFDIAGQNGVNKVLALASRTPLNLSQLSSFKSAQDTFATVTVRGQEGLAQALSIVVTPVQDNAWVTDTAQYAVNGRVAQPAPAPLPAPLPAWTTQNNWNSTFTSNTENLDSVYTRYSNELQSQGYRLIRSERRGNHFTAQFQGRSRSTAELSVKQEGRSGRFEVKITRRN, from the coding sequence ATGAAAAAACTCCTGATGGCGACCATTCCAGCCCTGCTGATCGGCAGCGTCAGTGCTGCTCCCAAGCTCAGCGCCCAGAGCATCATCGTCAACCCGGTACAGAGCGATCTGACGGTGCGCGTCTGGACCGACCGCGACCCCAGCGGCAACGGCACGCCCGCGTATAACCGGGGCGACAAGATTCAGCTGTATGTCACGCCTTCCCGCGACGCCTACGTATATCTCTTCAATGTCGATCCCAGCGGCCAGATCATCCAGATCCTGCCCAACCGCTTCAGCGGCGCGGCCTTCATCAAGGCCAACACCGTGCAGGCGTTCCCTGGCACGAACGCCAAATTCACCTTCGACATCGCCGGACAGAACGGTGTCAACAAGGTCCTGGCACTCGCCAGCCGCACGCCGCTGAATCTGTCTCAGCTCTCGTCGTTCAAATCGGCCCAGGACACCTTCGCCACCGTCACGGTGCGCGGTCAGGAAGGTCTGGCGCAGGCCCTGAGTATCGTGGTCACGCCCGTGCAGGACAATGCCTGGGTGACCGATACCGCCCAGTACGCCGTGAATGGTCGGGTTGCTCAGCCTGCACCCGCACCCCTTCCCGCACCGTTGCCCGCCTGGACGACCCAGAACAACTGGAACTCGACCTTTACCAGCAACACCGAGAACCTGGACAGCGTGTACACCCGGTATTCCAATGAACTCCAGTCGCAGGGCTACCGCCTGATTCGCAGCGAGCGGCGCGGCAACCACTTCACGGCGCAGTTTCAGGGCAGAAGCCGCAGCACCGCCGAGCTGAGCGTGAAGCAGGAAGGCCGCAGCGGACGCTTTGAAGTCAAGATCACCCGCCGTAACTGA
- a CDS encoding MOSC domain-containing protein, producing MNDLPTGSVDTVSSSRVHAFSKQPAQSIRLLAGLGVEGDAHAGVTVQHRSRVAQDPAQPNLRQVHLIHAELLDELRASGLDVSAGQMGENITTRGLDLLGLPAGTRLHLGAAVLEVTGLRNPCAQIENFRPGLLGAVLGRDEHGTLIRRAGIMAVVLEGGDVRAGDAVRVVLPPLPHRALERV from the coding sequence ATGAACGACCTTCCGACAGGCAGCGTGGACACGGTGAGCAGCAGCCGTGTCCACGCTTTTTCCAAGCAGCCCGCGCAGAGTATTCGTCTGCTGGCGGGCCTGGGCGTGGAGGGCGACGCGCATGCGGGCGTGACGGTGCAGCACCGTTCGCGGGTGGCGCAGGACCCGGCTCAGCCGAATCTGCGTCAGGTTCACCTGATTCACGCCGAACTGCTGGACGAACTGCGGGCCTCGGGCCTGGATGTGAGCGCCGGGCAGATGGGTGAAAACATCACCACGCGGGGCCTCGATCTGCTGGGGCTGCCCGCCGGAACGCGGCTGCATCTGGGGGCAGCGGTGCTGGAAGTGACGGGGCTGCGAAATCCCTGCGCTCAGATCGAAAACTTCAGGCCCGGTCTGCTGGGGGCGGTGCTGGGCCGTGACGAACACGGCACGCTGATTCGCAGGGCGGGCATCATGGCGGTGGTGCTGGAGGGCGGCGACGTTCGCGCGGGCGACGCGGTGCGCGTGGTGTTGCCGCCGCTGCCGCACCGTGCGCTGGAGCGCGTGTAA
- the ypfJ gene encoding KPN_02809 family neutral zinc metallopeptidase — MDWQNLPQSNNVEDQRGSGGGGRGGIGGGGVAIGGAGALILALIGWFFGIDTSSITGGGQTQTQTQQSQSATQTQTGGQPDQTREFVSRILGSTEQVWGNVFQKNGRSYQQPHLVLYSGQINSACGQASSAVGPFYCPSDEKVYLDTDFFNEMEQRLGGGGDFADAYVIAHEIGHHVQNLLGISDQVDRAQRSARTEAAANKYSVGLELQADCFAGVWGKLSNGQTHLTQTDVQQAINTATAIGDDALQKQGQGYVVPDSFTHGSSQQRVNWFMTGFKSGDPATCNTFSGTNINESNLP, encoded by the coding sequence ATGGATTGGCAGAATCTTCCTCAGAGCAACAATGTCGAGGATCAGCGCGGAAGCGGTGGCGGCGGGCGTGGCGGGATTGGTGGCGGCGGCGTTGCTATCGGCGGCGCGGGTGCCCTGATTCTGGCGCTGATCGGCTGGTTTTTCGGCATCGACACCAGCAGCATCACCGGGGGGGGGCAGACGCAAACCCAGACCCAGCAGAGTCAGTCGGCTACCCAGACCCAGACCGGCGGCCAGCCCGACCAGACCCGCGAATTTGTCAGCCGCATTCTGGGCAGCACCGAGCAGGTGTGGGGCAACGTCTTCCAGAAGAACGGGCGCAGCTATCAGCAGCCGCATCTGGTGCTGTATTCCGGCCAGATCAACAGCGCGTGTGGGCAGGCCAGCAGCGCCGTCGGGCCGTTCTACTGCCCCAGCGACGAGAAGGTCTATCTCGACACCGATTTCTTCAACGAGATGGAGCAGCGGCTGGGCGGCGGCGGCGATTTCGCAGACGCCTACGTGATCGCCCACGAGATCGGCCACCACGTCCAGAATCTGCTGGGCATCTCGGATCAGGTCGACAGAGCGCAGCGCAGCGCCCGCACCGAGGCGGCGGCCAACAAGTACTCGGTGGGGCTGGAACTTCAGGCCGACTGCTTCGCGGGCGTGTGGGGCAAGCTGTCCAACGGGCAGACGCACCTGACGCAGACCGACGTGCAGCAGGCCATCAACACCGCCACCGCCATCGGTGACGACGCCCTCCAGAAGCAGGGTCAGGGGTACGTGGTGCCCGACTCGTTTACCCACGGCAGCAGCCAGCAGCGCGTCAACTGGTTCATGACCGGCTTCAAGAGTGGCGATCCTGCCACGTGCAACACCTTCAGCGGCACCAACATCAACGAGAGCAATCTTCCCTGA
- a CDS encoding flavin reductase family protein, whose product MHYDFSSLPPSEVYKLMTGVVVPRPIAWVSTLNAGGTVNLAPFSFFNVLGSNPAVVALSPGDRPDGSPKDTARNIAGPTGAGGGEFVVNLVSEAQADAMNATATEFPEGMEEAALHGIKLTASTLVTVPRVAASPVSLECREVQTVFVGRNRIILGEVLGLHIQPEFMLDTTRHYVNSPALRLIGRMGGRGGYTRTQDTFEIDRVPYTRWLETREK is encoded by the coding sequence ATGCACTACGACTTCTCCAGTCTGCCGCCGTCTGAGGTCTACAAGCTGATGACCGGCGTGGTGGTTCCCCGGCCTATCGCCTGGGTCAGCACCCTGAATGCGGGCGGCACGGTCAACCTTGCGCCTTTCAGTTTTTTCAACGTGCTGGGCAGCAACCCGGCGGTTGTGGCGCTGTCGCCGGGAGACCGGCCAGACGGCAGCCCCAAGGACACCGCCCGCAATATCGCCGGTCCAACCGGAGCGGGGGGCGGAGAATTCGTGGTCAATCTGGTGAGCGAGGCGCAGGCCGACGCCATGAACGCCACCGCCACCGAATTCCCGGAGGGCATGGAAGAGGCCGCGCTGCACGGCATCAAACTGACGGCCAGCACGCTCGTGACGGTGCCGCGTGTAGCGGCCAGCCCGGTCAGCCTGGAATGCCGCGAGGTGCAGACTGTTTTTGTCGGGCGCAACCGCATCATTCTGGGCGAGGTGCTAGGGCTGCATATTCAGCCCGAATTCATGCTCGACACCACGCGCCATTACGTGAATTCGCCCGCCCTGCGCTTGATCGGGCGCATGGGTGGGCGCGGCGGCTACACGCGCACGCAGGACACCTTCGAGATCGACAGGGTGCCGTATACCCGCTGGCTGGAGACGCGGGAGAAGTGA